A single window of Vigna unguiculata cultivar IT97K-499-35 chromosome 1, ASM411807v1, whole genome shotgun sequence DNA harbors:
- the LOC114179487 gene encoding uncharacterized protein LOC114179487 has translation MYTKKLFDKLPFVACVVKEYKGNGLGDLFLTVKDSKHTIQANVHNKAVSHAKCGLLIGIGVVILLKQVFVFNSKADKLYLNITLRNIVKFFNHDISDPTMEEVAASHKG, from the exons ATGTACACGAAAAAGTTGTTTGACAAATTACCCTTTGTGGCATGTGTTGTGAAGGAGTATAAAGGAAATGGGTTGGGGGATCTGTTTCTCACTGTTAAG GACTCAAAGCACACTATCCAGGCTAACGTTCACAATAAAGCAGTTTCACATGCTAAATGTGGTCTACTGATTGGTATTGGGGTTGTAATTTTACTGAAACAAGTGTTTGTATTCAATTCTAAGGCAGATAAGTTGTACTTAAACATCACTCTAAGGAATATTGTTAAG TTCTTCAACCATGACATCAGTGATCCAACAATGGAAGAGGTAGCAGCTTCACACAAAGGTTGA